One genomic window of Paramormyrops kingsleyae isolate MSU_618 chromosome 20, PKINGS_0.4, whole genome shotgun sequence includes the following:
- the LOC111853689 gene encoding interferon-induced protein with tetratricopeptide repeats 5-like encodes MLIVTYGNFAWLYYHLDDHVKSMHYLEKVEDIKQRFPTQSPTAFHAEVYGEMGWTFLMYSWKYIETAKECFEKAMKEHPDNPDWNCGYATALYRVEYGSNTTEDSPAGKQLRRALELSPGDPYIMALLGLKLADHDRLTEAEELIERALMISDKPHIIRYVAKFFRKHRSMTKPINLLKRALEKTPNSAFLHHQIAVCYKNKRFNLCRNRGQNINREEVEHLLLLAIHHCEKAIDMRPSFIIAMIDLAVLHAEKGNLTKAEELFQEAFQVARAKNLNLQDVHKSYGNFQLYHKRSESLAIEHYMEGCQIQKDSKVGEKCVQRLEMIAKRRTDRNPSDGEAFGILGYVNQLRGDKLQAIECYEKALLHNPGNDEFLTALCDLRLSLH; translated from the coding sequence ATGCTCATTGTAACATATGGAAACTTTGCATGGCTGTACTACCACTTGGACGACCATGTAAAATCCATGCATTATCTGGAGAAGGTGGAAGATATTAAGCAGCGATTTCCAACACAGTCTCCTACTGCTTTTCATGCGGAAGTCTATGGAGAGATGGGATGGACCTTCCTCATGTATTCTTGGAAATACATTGAGACAGCTAAAGAGTGCTTTGAGAAAGCCATGAAAGAGCATCCAGACAATCCTGACTGGAACTGTGGCTATGCTACAGCGCTGTACCGGGTTGAATATGGGAGCAACACAACTGAAGATTCACCAGCTGGTAAACAGCTAAGGCGCGCATTAGAGCTGAGCCCTGGGGATCCTTATATCATGGCGCTTTTGGGTCTAAAACTAGCTGATCATGACAGATTGACTGAGGCAGAGGAATTGATTGAAAGAGCTCTCATGATTTCAGACAAACCCCATATCATACGGTATGTGGCAAAGTTTTTCAGAAAACATAGATCTATGACTAAGCCCATAAACCTTTTGAAGCGTGCCCTTGAAAAAACACCCAATTCAGCCTTTCTTCACCATCAAATTGCAGTCTGCTATAAGAATAAAAGATTCAACTTGTGCAGAAATAGAGGGCAAAACATCAACAGAGAAGAGGTTGAACACCTTCTCCTACTTGCCATCCATCATTGTGAGAAGGCCATTGATATGAGGCCCTCCTTCATTATCGCCATGATAGATCTAGCTGTTTTACATGCAGAGAAGGGAAACCTCACCAAAGCAGAGGAGCTGTTTCAGGAAGCATTTCAGGTGGCCAGAGCGAAAAATCTCAACCTGCAAGATGTTCATAAAAGTTATGGTAACTTTCAGCTGTATCACAAGAGATCAGAGTCTCTGGCCATAGAGCATTACATGGAAGGGTGTCAAATTCAGAAAGATAGCAAAGTGGGTGAGAAGTGTGTTCAGAGATTAGAAATGATAGCAAAGAGGCGTACTGACAGAAATCCGAGTGATGGGGAAGCTTTTGGGATTCTGGGATATGTTAATCAGCTAAGGGGTGACAAGCTCCAAGCCATAGAGTGCTATGAGAAAGCTCTTTTACATAACCCAGGAAACGATGAGTTTCTCACAGCCCTCTGTGACCTTCGGCTTTCTCTGCACTAG